The Mammaliicoccus sciuri genome window below encodes:
- the hflX gene encoding GTPase HflX, producing the protein MKNDMKLTKHEIEKVILLAIHDKKDDEATFKSTVQELESLAVTSQLEVMEVFTQKRERPDQQYYFGKGKIEEVIEYIELNDIKVNAVIANDELTTAQSKHLDELFNTKIIDRTQLILEIFAQRASSREGQLQVELAQLDYLLPRLSGHGKSLSRLGGGIGTRGPGETKLETDRRHIRTRMNEIKHQLETIVSHRSRYRERRQHNQAYQVALIGYTNAGKSSWFNQLSNDETFEQDLLFATLDPKSRAITINDGFNVILSDTVGFIQKLPTTLIAAFKSTLEEAKYAQLLVHVVDASHPHYMEQYETVMTLVNQLDMGHIPMLVVFNKKDLATSTHSAISGQSIFVSAKDSNDKAIFKEKLVDMIKETMDYYEMDISSSDADKLYWQKTHTLVEKMDFDEETEIYHIKGYKQK; encoded by the coding sequence ATGAAAAATGATATGAAGTTGACAAAACATGAAATAGAAAAAGTAATCCTGTTAGCAATTCATGATAAAAAAGATGATGAAGCAACATTTAAATCAACAGTTCAAGAATTGGAATCTCTTGCTGTCACAAGCCAACTAGAAGTCATGGAAGTCTTCACTCAAAAAAGAGAGCGACCTGATCAACAGTATTATTTTGGTAAAGGTAAAATAGAAGAAGTCATTGAATATATCGAATTGAATGATATTAAAGTGAATGCAGTCATTGCAAATGATGAATTGACAACTGCACAATCTAAGCATTTAGATGAGTTATTTAATACAAAAATTATAGACCGCACTCAATTGATTTTAGAAATTTTTGCGCAAAGAGCTTCAAGTAGAGAAGGTCAATTGCAAGTTGAATTAGCACAGTTAGATTATTTATTGCCGAGATTATCTGGACACGGCAAAAGCTTATCTCGTTTAGGTGGCGGAATTGGTACGAGAGGTCCAGGTGAAACGAAATTAGAAACAGATAGAAGACATATTCGTACTAGAATGAATGAAATAAAGCATCAACTAGAAACAATCGTTTCTCATCGATCACGATATAGAGAACGACGTCAACATAATCAAGCCTACCAAGTTGCATTAATTGGCTATACAAATGCCGGTAAATCTTCGTGGTTTAATCAGTTATCAAATGATGAAACATTCGAACAAGATTTGTTGTTTGCGACTTTAGATCCTAAATCTCGTGCCATTACAATAAATGACGGGTTTAACGTGATACTTTCTGATACAGTTGGGTTTATTCAAAAGTTGCCTACAACATTGATTGCAGCATTTAAATCGACTTTAGAAGAAGCGAAATATGCGCAATTACTTGTTCATGTTGTAGATGCAAGTCATCCACACTATATGGAACAGTATGAAACGGTTATGACTTTAGTCAATCAATTAGATATGGGACATATACCAATGTTAGTCGTATTTAATAAAAAAGATTTAGCAACATCCACTCATTCAGCAATATCAGGACAATCTATATTTGTTTCAGCAAAAGATTCTAATGATAAAGCTATATTTAAAGAAAAATTAGTCGATATGATTAAAGAGACAATGGATTACTATGAAATGGATATTTCATCAAGTGATGCTGACAAATTATATTGGCAAAAAACCCATACTTTAGTTGAAAAAATGGATTTTGATGAAGAAACAGAAATATATCACATAAAAGGTTATAAACAGAAATAA